In Vreelandella piezotolerans, one genomic interval encodes:
- the recD gene encoding exodeoxyribonuclease V subunit alpha, which produces MNTLHLSDNESLLTTLFDWARAGWIRDLDAAFADQLARLAPEADGPCLLAAAMVSHLAGQGHLLLDLKTLTKQPRSLIAVQAQEAMPELPTPDAIIARYADTGWEQALRAWSAVGTGTNGNEPLVLVGSTLYLRRYWQHEQRITAAVNARLEHVTDWPSDQAASLLSRLFPPDVPHADDVRWQKMACAIGARAPFAVITGGPGTGKTTTVIRLLALLQGLTRLANQPALTIALAAPTGKAAARLNESIAQQVAALNDIELPYGTQQSVPTEVKTLHRLLGARPDTRHYAYHAHRPLPYDMVVVDEASMVDIEMMAALLDALPSHARLVLIGDKDQLASVEAGSVLGSLCQRADEGHYSDPTAQWITATTGYTLDTSLTNSSGQALDQAVAKLRHSFRFDSQSGIGHLADAINAGNAKQANAVLADARYQDLAHLSLSATAPYHKLTTLAVAGRKNNPHARGLSHYLQCIQQTDTRPGLEDDKSAWDDWAATILKAHSTFQLLTPLRQGPWGVETLNERIEQALIRGGWIDASAAESHWYEGRPVLVTGNDYGLKLMNGDIGITLNSPRHFTTSTKTVPKEENGLTLRVAFPDGQGGIRWVLPSRLQRIETVYAMTVHKSQGSEFSHTALVMPDSLSPILTRELIYTAVTRAKHTFTLLDTHSEVLTRAIERRIERYSRLFAVSDQ; this is translated from the coding sequence ATGAATACCCTGCACTTATCGGATAACGAATCCTTACTGACCACGCTTTTCGACTGGGCACGCGCGGGGTGGATTCGCGATCTCGATGCAGCGTTCGCTGACCAGCTAGCACGGCTTGCGCCAGAGGCCGATGGCCCCTGCTTGCTAGCGGCGGCGATGGTCAGCCATTTAGCCGGGCAAGGGCATCTCTTGCTCGATCTGAAAACGTTAACCAAACAGCCCCGCTCGCTGATCGCTGTACAAGCTCAGGAAGCCATGCCCGAGCTGCCCACACCCGACGCAATTATTGCCCGTTATGCAGACACCGGCTGGGAACAAGCATTACGGGCTTGGTCGGCGGTGGGCACCGGCACTAACGGCAATGAGCCTCTTGTACTGGTCGGCTCCACGCTCTATCTGCGCCGCTATTGGCAGCACGAGCAGCGCATCACCGCGGCAGTGAACGCGCGCCTTGAGCACGTGACCGATTGGCCCAGCGATCAGGCTGCCAGCCTGCTGAGCCGTCTGTTTCCGCCTGATGTACCTCATGCGGACGATGTACGGTGGCAAAAAATGGCGTGTGCGATTGGCGCGCGCGCCCCCTTTGCTGTGATTACCGGTGGCCCTGGCACAGGAAAAACCACCACGGTCATTCGTCTGCTGGCGCTTCTGCAAGGGTTAACGCGTCTCGCTAACCAGCCCGCGCTGACGATTGCGCTGGCGGCACCGACGGGTAAGGCAGCCGCTCGGCTCAACGAATCGATTGCCCAACAGGTGGCTGCGCTGAACGATATTGAGCTCCCTTACGGCACACAGCAGTCCGTGCCCACGGAGGTCAAAACACTGCACCGCTTACTAGGTGCCCGCCCAGATACGCGCCACTATGCCTATCATGCTCACCGCCCGCTGCCTTATGACATGGTGGTGGTGGACGAAGCTTCTATGGTGGATATCGAAATGATGGCAGCGCTATTGGATGCGCTGCCCTCCCACGCTCGACTGGTGTTAATTGGCGATAAAGATCAGCTGGCTTCAGTCGAAGCCGGATCCGTATTAGGCAGTTTGTGCCAACGCGCTGATGAGGGGCACTACAGCGACCCTACCGCTCAATGGATCACCGCCACCACGGGTTACACGCTCGACACTTCCTTGACGAACTCTTCAGGCCAGGCGCTGGATCAGGCGGTCGCCAAGCTGCGCCACAGCTTTCGCTTTGATAGCCAAAGTGGCATCGGGCACCTCGCCGACGCCATCAACGCAGGCAATGCCAAGCAGGCGAACGCCGTACTGGCAGACGCCCGCTATCAAGACCTTGCCCACCTATCGCTGTCAGCAACCGCGCCCTACCACAAACTAACGACATTAGCGGTCGCAGGACGAAAAAATAACCCTCACGCACGCGGCCTTAGCCACTACCTGCAGTGCATTCAGCAAACAGACACCCGCCCTGGCCTAGAAGACGATAAATCCGCCTGGGACGACTGGGCGGCCACTATTCTCAAAGCCCACAGCACGTTCCAGCTGTTAACACCGCTGCGCCAAGGGCCGTGGGGTGTGGAAACGCTCAATGAGCGTATTGAACAGGCACTGATACGTGGAGGATGGATTGATGCCTCAGCAGCTGAAAGCCACTGGTATGAAGGCCGCCCAGTATTAGTCACCGGTAACGACTACGGCTTAAAACTGATGAATGGGGATATCGGCATTACCCTGAACTCACCGCGTCACTTTACGACCAGTACTAAAACAGTACCCAAAGAGGAGAACGGGTTAACGCTGCGTGTAGCGTTCCCCGATGGCCAAGGCGGTATTCGCTGGGTGCTGCCTAGCCGCTTGCAGCGCATTGAAACGGTTTACGCGATGACTGTTCACAAGTCGCAGGGCTCGGAGTTTAGCCATACCGCGCTGGTGATGCCGGATTCACTCTCGCCGATACTCACCCGAGAATTGATTTATACCGCCGTGACGCGGGCTAAGCATACGTTTACGTTACTCGACACCCACAGTGAGGTGCTAACACGCGCGATTGAACGGCGCATTGAGCGCTACAGCCGCCTATTTGCCGTTTCAGACCAATAG
- a CDS encoding gamma-glutamylcyclotransferase family protein, translating into MQHIQRDIQRCPRVAVYGTLKQGQHNHYWLDGAPLLGTDRLTAITLYDLGPYPGAKAESSAGTVVEIYAINAEQLALLDQLEGYLPHALGQELYNRAIFNTQHGKAWCYIYNSEVDEKTQLDW; encoded by the coding sequence ATGCAACACATACAACGCGACATACAGCGCTGCCCACGCGTTGCCGTATACGGCACGCTCAAGCAAGGCCAACACAACCATTACTGGCTCGATGGTGCGCCCCTACTTGGCACAGACCGCCTCACAGCCATCACGCTTTATGATCTTGGCCCCTACCCTGGGGCCAAGGCGGAGTCGTCAGCGGGCACCGTGGTCGAAATATACGCCATTAACGCTGAACAGTTAGCCTTGCTGGATCAGTTGGAAGGCTACTTACCGCATGCCCTAGGTCAGGAGCTTTATAACCGCGCTATTTTCAATACCCAGCATGGCAAAGCGTGGTGTTATATATACAACTCAGAGGTCGATGAAAAAACTCAGTTAGACTGGTGA
- a CDS encoding helicase-related protein, producing the protein MALRDYSWEPSYATSDLRDDGVTVDILHDFYIPALMRATHYDRVAGYFTSSSLAAASQGFSRFVEQGGKARFVVGMQLNPDDAEAILQGDQERASQVMLAELESVQAWPEATRHGVELLAWMVANGHLSIRVGLRVHTKNGTPQPLEFSQDGYLHEKWAILGDGQDEIFIAGSLNESMTALAINAENIMVHPSWEPWGQAVIPKKRRNFEALWSGKHPAIKTFSLPEAVKAKLVNIAHHARGLYEIDGTRCQSSKHEVREQDDIKPNMVDRARFAFIRLAPLLPGGEQVAIETTPIEPWPHQRFVANRLLETYPCNHLLCDEVGLGKTIEAGLAFRALWLSGQATSIRVFAPASLTQQWLMEMADKFYLPFVRRTTRRGSFEKIDQISGELMVSEGQMFDAPLEVISTGLLINRRGGRILASMPDTDLVLVDEAHKARRQSPDNRAITPRFNKLYQELESSLYAKSRTLLLATATPMQLNRVEAFDLLKLMPSAGAVQFSEDLSEIFYQIRERLLNNESISDHECEWLRRYLFNVKAASPAQWQFVYYHVLDMFGQMELDNFMEQWMVPMNWDHVQPALSLLAPLGRSMLRHTRSLLRTYQREGLLNANLAWREVDPIIIPLHHVEREVYDQLQDYCTELASHIAANMEDGKQRAAIGFYLSFLRLRYASSFHALRCSLERRLDKIQLTLEHHAHHLVNDNLERDELDELGDEDVEGLVLKHRTESDLTWEQGAVAELLATMVKLPHTPLKMATLLEHIDKRRVPGSDRVRQVVLFTRYADTLDFIHRDLCRRLPNCPIGTFSGAGGTLRHAGESRPESLDRTTIKQRFVAGNIDILLCTDAAAEGLNLQSADLLINFDLPWNPMMLEQRIGRIDRIGQHHEQIRVFNYLYQGSVEEVVYSRLVERFQEALTVSGELQFSLLPIQPEDFEDYAKSDGEEGKINEEELIRRAHQHAKRIKERQQLTEFKAEAQKDAYELLEAERRLQPLPINLDAIWQAISKSQYLKALGGKLESFPQGDAFTVVDVPGVPKDVLLTTSRQLFEHGLPQNDYRHLHFATYGDPVFEQLLAYMTMPFEGVKEAWENRQALSGLMIANRKVAAWEELLNAEGIEHEEEILTLVPRNRVKKPPQSDQLGRHQRVMLDSAAASLAAQKLRPNADTIANQISEITRFTQDVRQRHGKRVYLHFDSPDRNTMLALADKLLWPVARRDLGIKVDADPLMLDALQEIIHRQLGDMKKHNRTRDEVTRRLKERAENYL; encoded by the coding sequence ATGGCGCTACGCGATTATTCATGGGAACCCAGCTATGCAACGTCGGATTTACGTGACGATGGCGTCACGGTCGATATTCTGCATGACTTCTATATTCCCGCTTTAATGCGCGCAACGCATTATGATCGCGTGGCAGGGTATTTTACTTCCTCTTCGTTAGCGGCAGCTTCTCAAGGTTTTTCACGCTTTGTTGAGCAAGGTGGCAAAGCACGCTTTGTAGTGGGTATGCAGCTCAATCCAGACGACGCGGAAGCGATTTTGCAAGGTGATCAAGAGCGTGCCAGCCAAGTGATGCTGGCTGAGCTGGAAAGCGTTCAGGCATGGCCGGAAGCAACGCGCCACGGCGTTGAGCTACTGGCGTGGATGGTTGCTAATGGCCATTTAAGTATACGTGTAGGGCTGCGGGTACATACTAAGAACGGGACACCACAGCCGTTGGAATTTTCTCAGGATGGCTATCTACACGAAAAATGGGCGATTTTAGGCGATGGTCAAGATGAGATCTTTATTGCGGGCTCCTTGAATGAATCTATGACGGCACTGGCAATTAATGCTGAAAATATCATGGTACATCCCTCCTGGGAGCCTTGGGGGCAAGCAGTCATACCTAAGAAGAGGCGTAACTTTGAAGCGCTTTGGTCAGGTAAGCATCCTGCTATTAAGACGTTCTCTCTACCAGAAGCAGTGAAAGCTAAACTGGTCAACATCGCCCATCATGCCAGGGGGCTCTACGAAATCGACGGTACCCGTTGTCAGTCATCTAAGCACGAAGTCCGTGAGCAAGATGATATTAAACCCAATATGGTTGATCGAGCACGCTTTGCTTTCATAAGGCTAGCACCTCTATTGCCGGGTGGTGAGCAGGTAGCTATAGAAACAACGCCAATAGAGCCTTGGCCGCATCAGCGCTTTGTGGCGAACCGCCTACTTGAAACATACCCTTGTAACCACTTGCTGTGTGACGAGGTTGGGCTAGGTAAAACGATTGAAGCGGGACTAGCTTTTCGAGCACTTTGGCTAAGTGGGCAGGCCACCTCTATTCGTGTATTTGCACCTGCATCGCTGACACAACAGTGGCTCATGGAGATGGCGGATAAGTTTTACTTACCCTTTGTAAGGCGTACTACCCGCCGTGGCAGTTTCGAAAAGATTGACCAAATTAGCGGCGAATTGATGGTGTCTGAGGGGCAGATGTTTGATGCTCCACTGGAAGTTATTTCTACCGGCTTGCTGATTAATCGCCGTGGAGGGCGCATTCTCGCCAGCATGCCTGACACCGATTTAGTGTTGGTTGATGAGGCGCATAAAGCACGTCGGCAGTCACCCGATAACAGAGCTATCACACCGCGCTTTAACAAGCTCTATCAAGAGCTTGAAAGCAGCCTCTACGCCAAGTCGCGCACTTTATTGTTGGCTACCGCCACACCCATGCAATTAAACCGCGTGGAAGCGTTTGACTTGCTCAAGTTGATGCCCTCTGCGGGAGCAGTGCAGTTCTCAGAGGATTTAAGTGAAATTTTTTATCAGATTCGTGAGCGCTTATTAAATAATGAATCGATCAGTGATCATGAGTGCGAATGGCTGCGGCGTTATCTCTTTAATGTAAAAGCCGCTTCGCCAGCGCAGTGGCAGTTTGTCTATTATCATGTGCTGGATATGTTTGGGCAGATGGAACTAGACAATTTCATGGAGCAGTGGATGGTTCCCATGAACTGGGACCATGTGCAGCCTGCTTTGAGCTTATTAGCTCCGCTTGGAAGAAGCATGTTGCGGCATACGCGTTCGCTGCTGCGTACCTATCAGCGCGAGGGACTGTTAAATGCTAATCTCGCCTGGCGTGAGGTAGATCCAATTATCATTCCACTCCATCATGTTGAGCGTGAAGTGTATGATCAACTCCAGGATTACTGTACAGAGTTGGCTAGTCATATTGCTGCAAATATGGAAGACGGAAAACAACGTGCTGCTATTGGTTTTTATCTCAGCTTTCTCCGTTTGCGTTACGCATCTTCTTTCCATGCGCTGCGCTGTTCGCTGGAGCGACGCCTTGATAAAATTCAGCTAACGCTTGAACACCATGCTCATCACCTGGTTAACGATAACCTCGAACGCGACGAGCTAGATGAGCTGGGTGATGAGGACGTTGAAGGCTTGGTGCTAAAGCACCGCACTGAGAGTGATTTGACTTGGGAACAGGGCGCTGTAGCAGAGCTTTTGGCCACTATGGTTAAGCTGCCCCATACCCCGCTGAAAATGGCAACTTTGCTAGAGCACATTGACAAGCGCCGCGTGCCGGGAAGTGACAGGGTACGCCAGGTAGTACTGTTCACGCGTTATGCTGACACGTTGGACTTTATTCACCGCGATTTATGTCGGCGGTTGCCAAATTGCCCTATTGGCACTTTCTCTGGTGCAGGGGGAACGCTGCGCCATGCTGGCGAGAGTCGGCCGGAGTCATTGGACCGAACCACCATCAAACAACGCTTTGTGGCGGGCAACATCGATATATTGTTGTGTACCGACGCTGCCGCTGAAGGGTTGAACCTGCAAAGTGCCGATTTGCTAATCAACTTCGACCTGCCGTGGAATCCGATGATGCTGGAGCAGCGCATCGGCCGTATTGATCGGATTGGGCAACACCATGAGCAAATTCGTGTCTTTAACTACCTCTATCAAGGTAGCGTGGAGGAAGTCGTTTATTCTCGTTTGGTGGAACGCTTTCAAGAAGCTCTCACTGTTTCTGGCGAGCTACAGTTTTCACTGCTTCCTATTCAGCCAGAAGATTTTGAAGACTATGCAAAATCTGATGGTGAAGAAGGCAAAATTAATGAAGAAGAACTCATCAGAAGAGCCCACCAGCACGCAAAGCGTATTAAGGAGCGCCAACAGCTAACCGAGTTCAAGGCAGAAGCGCAGAAAGATGCCTATGAGCTATTGGAAGCTGAGCGCCGTTTACAACCGCTGCCCATAAATTTAGACGCTATCTGGCAAGCCATCAGTAAAAGCCAGTACTTAAAAGCACTGGGTGGAAAATTAGAAAGCTTTCCTCAAGGGGATGCGTTTACGGTTGTTGATGTGCCTGGCGTGCCGAAAGATGTACTGTTAACTACATCTCGTCAGCTATTTGAACATGGTCTACCTCAGAACGATTATCGCCATTTACACTTTGCAACCTACGGTGATCCAGTTTTTGAGCAGTTATTGGCTTATATGACGATGCCGTTTGAAGGCGTCAAAGAAGCTTGGGAGAATCGCCAAGCACTTTCAGGGCTGATGATTGCTAACAGAAAGGTAGCTGCCTGGGAGGAATTGTTAAATGCGGAGGGAATAGAGCATGAAGAAGAGATACTAACTTTAGTGCCACGCAACCGTGTTAAGAAACCACCTCAGAGTGATCAGCTTGGTCGCCATCAACGCGTTATGCTTGATAGTGCTGCTGCGAGTTTAGCTGCCCAGAAACTGCGTCCGAACGCTGACACTATCGCTAACCAGATCAGTGAAATAACAAGATTTACGCAAGACGTTCGTCAACGGCACGGTAAACGTGTGTATCTACACTTTGACTCGCCTGATCGTAACACCATGCTGGCCTTAGCGGACAAGCTACTCTGGCCGGTTGCACGCCGAGATTTAGGTATCAAGGTTGATGCTGACCCCTTGATGCTTGATGCGCTGCAGGAGATTATTCATCGGCAATTAGGTGATATGAAAAAGCATAACCGCACACGTGATGAGGTAACACGCCGCTTGAAGGAGAGGGCAGAAAATTATCTATAG
- a CDS encoding AAA family ATPase yields the protein MQWDTILNLHTNSGDDETHDPEERLMAQLIAVRVVLFQGKNCSLDDDDWESLFGWLGLKVPAAAKGSHRYQDYSASLKRWWKRTSGTINPSTQLNNPLVILCEQIASLLQLSELETHLLTLSWLRLRYPQMNPTLTCIEDTHAKKLLAQLTGHGSDDVHQCLQEQSRLKMFGLLNTTHNHRLLNLDDTLSPGPMLRGLAPLVNHDVTTLASSTLRSLITERLMSLCPIQPAGAYSFASFGAVPLRQLALDYLRNAIDTQQTGANVLIYGAPGVGKTEFVKSLATLLKVSLYGVPVAEKDNDVLTPSKRLGRYQVVQALIGKRPGLVMFDEIEDVINDEEALPKGWMNQLLENNPTPGLWVSNSVHWLDPAYLRRFDLIIEVKANRNEEMNAHYQQLIKTLPVTPIGRQRLAEQPWMTPAAAKQLCRLGTLFNPRTPQRNEQHIETLMAQRLQALGKAAAPITTSANTSTGPAMPAYRMEWLNTRPGLENIVNRLTRRQRGHLCLHGLPGSGKTALAKHLAKRLGRELITAHASSLLDKYVGGTEEKLAELFAKARQTGAVLLLDEVDTLLMQRDNSMKSWEISHTNELLVQIENFDGMLLATTNRVDSLDRAVMRRFDLKVEFLPLAPEPLRELLKAVLPERDHMRLASIPANYLAQRRLTPGNVRTALDQLDLRGLPIRLNTLLDALTLEEREQHGERQPMGFV from the coding sequence ATGCAGTGGGACACGATCTTAAATCTTCATACCAACTCGGGTGATGATGAGACACACGACCCGGAAGAGCGTCTTATGGCGCAGCTTATTGCTGTGCGCGTGGTTCTGTTTCAAGGCAAAAACTGCTCACTGGACGATGACGATTGGGAAAGCCTGTTTGGCTGGCTCGGCCTCAAAGTACCGGCCGCTGCAAAGGGTAGCCATCGCTACCAAGATTACAGTGCCTCTCTAAAGCGCTGGTGGAAACGTACGAGCGGCACCATCAATCCATCCACTCAACTGAACAACCCACTAGTGATCCTGTGTGAACAGATCGCGAGCTTGCTACAGCTCTCTGAGCTTGAAACGCATTTGCTCACTCTGAGCTGGCTACGGCTGCGCTATCCACAAATGAACCCTACGCTTACCTGCATTGAAGACACCCATGCTAAGAAACTATTAGCACAGCTGACCGGCCATGGCAGCGATGACGTGCACCAGTGCTTACAAGAACAAAGCCGCCTAAAAATGTTCGGGCTGCTGAATACGACCCACAATCACCGCCTACTAAACTTAGACGACACCTTATCGCCAGGCCCGATGCTGCGTGGCTTAGCGCCACTGGTGAACCACGATGTTACAACCCTGGCTTCCAGCACGTTACGTAGCTTAATCACTGAGCGCCTGATGAGCCTTTGCCCTATCCAGCCTGCTGGCGCGTATTCATTCGCCAGTTTTGGTGCTGTCCCCCTGCGCCAGCTGGCATTAGATTACCTGCGTAACGCGATCGACACTCAACAAACCGGTGCTAACGTACTGATTTACGGCGCACCTGGCGTGGGTAAAACGGAGTTTGTAAAATCGCTCGCCACACTGCTAAAGGTATCGCTATACGGCGTGCCAGTGGCAGAAAAAGATAACGATGTGCTTACTCCCAGCAAACGCTTGGGCCGCTACCAAGTCGTACAAGCGCTGATTGGAAAGCGTCCGGGGCTTGTGATGTTCGATGAGATTGAGGACGTCATTAACGACGAAGAAGCACTCCCCAAAGGCTGGATGAATCAGCTGTTAGAGAACAACCCGACGCCTGGCCTGTGGGTAAGTAACAGCGTGCATTGGCTCGACCCCGCTTACCTGCGCCGCTTCGACCTAATTATCGAAGTGAAGGCCAATCGCAACGAAGAGATGAATGCTCATTACCAGCAATTAATTAAAACACTGCCCGTCACTCCCATAGGTCGACAGCGTTTGGCAGAACAGCCGTGGATGACCCCGGCTGCGGCTAAACAGCTGTGCCGACTAGGCACGCTGTTTAACCCACGCACTCCACAGCGTAATGAACAGCATATTGAGACACTCATGGCACAACGCCTACAGGCGCTAGGTAAAGCAGCCGCGCCCATAACGACCAGTGCTAACACTTCCACCGGCCCTGCCATGCCTGCTTACCGCATGGAGTGGCTCAATACTCGCCCGGGGCTTGAGAATATCGTTAATCGCCTAACGCGCCGCCAGCGTGGTCATTTATGCCTGCACGGCCTGCCGGGCAGCGGTAAAACTGCCTTAGCAAAACATTTAGCTAAACGCCTGGGCCGCGAGCTGATTACCGCGCACGCCAGCAGCTTATTGGATAAATACGTTGGCGGGACGGAGGAAAAGCTCGCCGAGCTATTTGCCAAAGCACGGCAAACAGGCGCCGTGCTGCTGTTGGACGAAGTAGACACCTTGCTCATGCAGCGCGATAACAGCATGAAAAGCTGGGAGATTTCCCACACCAACGAGCTACTGGTACAAATTGAGAATTTCGACGGCATGCTACTCGCCACCACCAACCGCGTAGACAGCCTAGACCGCGCAGTAATGCGCCGCTTTGATCTCAAGGTCGAGTTTTTACCGCTAGCTCCTGAACCACTTCGCGAACTGTTAAAAGCGGTACTGCCAGAACGCGACCACATGCGTTTAGCCAGCATTCCCGCCAACTATCTAGCACAGCGCCGCCTAACCCCCGGCAACGTGCGTACCGCGCTAGACCAGCTGGACTTACGCGGGCTGCCTATTCGCCTGAACACATTGCTGGATGCGCTAACCCTGGAGGAGCGCGAACAGCACGGCGAGCGCCAGCCAATGGGGTTTGTGTAG